The following are encoded in a window of Castanea sativa cultivar Marrone di Chiusa Pesio chromosome 9, ASM4071231v1 genomic DNA:
- the LOC142610692 gene encoding uncharacterized protein LOC142610692, which yields MEKFRQKRSKITSIADRSSADRFFSTERAHREGSRQVLKQRNFPQLASDSSSCSSGFTDEDSFTFELGWRSSKQAVVTPMKKLLAEEMLRETESKRRSPSVIAKLMGLDGLPPQQLAHKQQKMSSDISIKRATSVEKAPKSGTFYDCQSSRSNSKEQQEFKDVFEVLETSNMKSCGCLSQGMTNSKFSDAEMAFIQQKFMDAKRLSTDQKLQDSQEFHDALEVLYSNKDLLLKFLHQPDSLFTKHLHDMQGAPPQTHCGRLSAMKSDAQHYESSDLGKSDRQTPWKNYSRSQKHHDGQFSHSNSRHATCTSPNSSKIRFEGKDELATLPTRIVVLKPNLGKAQNCAKSASSPRSTHAFLSDCRVHLEFPNIKNREGDTHGMKKFSDNVGLSRHNSRESREIAREITRQMRNSICSGSMNFSSAGLRGYAGDESSCDMSGNESEAIMVTSRNSFDLSNQYKPSSSRSTESSVSREAKKRLSERWKMTHRSQELGELGRGSTLAEMLSIPEKELIPANLDGMIGEDGNSGKFSSDDGSTRWVEPLGISSRDGWKDGCVRKLSRSRSLPASSTAFGSPKRSMRRETLCDDRYLVPKEALKKERSRRIKGNSDWRDVSVPRNSKSSTKSHSSSCMVRESNAFPAEIHTNQNQMKSTLEKKDPYEDVLIFETLVSNVNDMSPVPENVDNVGCDNMTMASKSPEELLSNESACVVKDISTGGQDILIPQEPPIGPSEEGSVPLLHPSPGLESPVSSKEADQPSPVSVLEAPFTDDLSSCSECFESLNADLHGLRMQLHLLKLESEAYAEGPMHVSSDEEVGEGSIGHPNDTGLSETEESWERSYIVDVLIASGFNDAEPDAVMATLHSPECPVDPVIFEKIEKYNSQGSCPRSERRLLFDRINSALLEIFQQFMDPHPWVRPATTVGSKDRLQDRLNVMLGCQEKKSNKDTLGKVLTRESQWLDLGDEIDVIGREIEKLMIDELVAEVVAM from the exons ATGGAGAAATTTCGGCAAAAGAGGTCCAAGATTACTAGCATTGCTGATCGGAGCTCCGCCGATAGGTTTTTCTCCACGGAACGAGCTCACCGTGAAG GAAGCAGGCAAGTTCTGAAGCAGAGAAACTTTCCACAATTGGCTTCCGATTCTAGCTCTTGCAGTAGTGGATTTACTGACGAAGATTCG TTTACGTTTGAATTGGGGTGGAGATCTTCAAAACAAGCTGTTGTAACTCCTATGAAAAAGTTATTGGCAGAAGAGATGTTGAGAGAAACCGAATCCAAAAGAAGGTCTCCAAGTGTTATTGCAAAATTGATGGGTCTAGATGGGTTGCCACCTCAGCAGCTTGCtcataaacaacaaaaaatgtccTCAGATATCTCTATAAAAAGAGCAACATCAGTAGAGAAAGCTCCAAAGAGTGGCACATTTTATGATTGCCAATCGTCTAGGAGTAACTCAAAGGAGCAGCAAGAATTTAAGGATGTATTTGAGGTTTTGGAAACATCAAATATGAAGAGTTGTGGTTGCTTATCGCAAGGGATGACGAACTCGAAGTTTAGTGATGCTGAGATGGCGTTTATTCAGCAGAAGTTCATGGATGCTAAACGACTTTCAACTGATCAGAAGTTACAGGATTCACAGGAGTTCCATGATGCACTTGAGGTGCTATACTCCAACAAGGATCTTCTGCTGAAATTTCTTCATCAACCGGATTCGTTGTTCACAAAGCATTTGCATGATATGCAGGGTGCTCCTCCCCAAACCCATTGTGGTCGCTTATCAGCTATGAAGTCAGATGCTCAGCATTATGAAAGCAGTGACCTTGGGAAATCAGATAGACAAACTCCATGGAAGAATTACAGTAGATCTCAGAAGCATCATGATGGTCAATTTAGCCACTCTAACAGCAGGCATGCTACTTGTACTTCTCCCAATTCATCAAAAATTCGATTTGAAGGCAAGGATGAGTTGGCCACTCTACCTACCAGGATAGTTGTTCTAAAACCAAACCTTGGGAAGGCCCAGAACTGTGCAAAATCTGCTTCATCACCTAGGTCTACGCATGCTTTTCTTTCAGATTGTAGAGTGCACTTGGAATTTCCGAATATTAAAAATAGGGAGGGAGACACACATGGAATGAAGAAATTTTCTGATAATGTTGGGCTTTCAAGGCATAACTCCAGAGAATCTAGAGAAATTGCTAGAGAAATAACTAGGCAAATGAGAAATAGCATTTGCAGTGGTTCTATGAATTTTTCATCTGCTGGGCTTAGAGGATATGCTGGGGATGAGAGTTCATGTGACATGTCTGGAAATGAATCAGAGGCGATTATGGTGACCTCCAGAAATTCTTTTGACTTGAGTAACCAATACAAGCCTTCATCTTCCCGTTCGACTGAATCCTCCGTCAGTAGAGAGGCCAAGAAGAGACTCTCAGAGAGGTGGAAAATGACTCACAGGTCTCAAGAGTTGGGAGAGCTTGGTAGGGGCAGCACACTGGCTGAAATGCTTTCTATCCCCGAAAAGGAATTGATACCAGCAAATTTGGATGGCATGATTGGTGAGGATGGAAACAGTGGAAAATTTTCTAGTGATGATGGGTCTACTAGGTGGGTTGAACCCTTGGGAATTAGCAGTAGGGATGGATGGAAGGATGGGTGCGTCAGAAagttatcaagatcaaggtCTCTTCCTGCTTCTTCTACTGCCTTTGGAAGTCCTAAGAGAAGCATGCGCCGTGAAACTCTTTGTGATGACAGGTATCTAGTGCCAAAAGAGGCTTTGAAGAAAGAAAGGAGCAGGAGAATAAAGGGTAATTCTGATTGGAGAGATGTGTCAGTTCCTAGAAACTCAAAATCCAGTACTAAATCTCATTCTTCTAGCTGCATGGTTAGGGAAAGCAATGCGTTTCCAGCAGAGATTCATACAAATCAGAATCAAATGAAGAGCACCCTTGAAAAGAAGGATCCATATGAAGATGTGTTGATCTTTGAGACATTGGTTAGTAATGTCAATGATATGAGTCCAGTTCCTGAAAATGTGGACAATGTGGGATGTGACAATATGACCATGGCTTCTAAATCTCCTGAGGAGTTGCTATCAAACGAATCAGCTTGTGTTGTTAAAGATATATCTACTGGTGGCCAAGATATCTTAATTCCACAG GAACCACCCATTGGGCCATCTGAGGAAGGTTCAGTCCCCTTGCTCCACCCTTCACCTGGACTAGAATCTCCAGTAAGCTCTAAGGAGGCTGATCAGCCCAGTCCAGTTTCTGTCTTGGAAGCTCCTTTTACAGATGATCTTTCATCATGTTCTGAATGCTTTGAGAGTCTCAATGCTGATCTCCATG GGCTTCGGATGCAACTTCATCTACTCAAGTTGGAGTCAGAAGCATATGCAGAGGGACCCATGCACGTCTCAAGTGATGAAGAAGTTGGGGAAGGATCCATTGGGCATCCAAATGATACGGGACTCAGTGAAACTGAAGAGAGCTGGGAGCGTTCCTACATTGTTGATGTCTTAATTGCTTCTGGTTTTAACGATGCTGAACCTGATGCTGTCATGGCAACATTGCACTCTCCAGAATGCCCTGTGGATCCCGtcatatttgaaaaaattgagaAGTACAATAGTCAAGGTTCTTGTCCAAGGTCTGAACGAAGGTTACTGTTTGACCGAATAAATTCAGCACTACTGGAGATCTTCCAGCAATTCATGGATCCACACCCATGGGTGAGGCCCGCAACAACGGTCGGTTCTAAGGATAGGCTCCAAGATCGCCTCAACGTGATGTTGGGATGCCAAGAGAAGAAATCTAATAAAGACACTCTGGGGAAGGTGCTGACAAGGGAGTCACAGTGGTTGGATTTGGGAGACGAGATTGATGTAATAGGTAGggaaattgagaaattaatgaTAGATGAGCTAGTAGCAGAGGTAGTAGCCATGTAG